Within Fibrobacterota bacterium, the genomic segment GGACCTCATGCCGTAAGGAGAAGCCTTCCGCATGGCGTACCAGCCTTTCCCCGAACTCCCCGTTGCTGAGGATCAGGCCACGGCCCGGGCGCAGGGAAAGCCGCGCGGCCACCACGTCATTGGCCATGGTGCCCGTCCCCATCAGTACCTGCACGTTCGCCGCGCCCGTCATGGAAAGAAGCATGGACTTGACCCGGGCCAACCTTTCCGCGTAGGCGGCCGAACGATGCGACTCCACCGGGCCGGCCAGGGCCGCGCGCACGCTGGGCGCGTGGGCCACCGGGCCCGGAAGCAAATTGACGGTTCGGGCCGCGGCCGGCAGAACGCCCAACTTCCCGTTCAAGGTGGCCTTATCGATGCGCATGGGCTGGTACCAAGCGCCATCGGATCCCACCTTGGGGCCGAAGGGCCGGAACCCGAACTTGGCGTACAGGCCCGCGTTCTCGAGGCGGCCGGAAATGAGGCCCACATCGTAGTCCATTTCCAGGCAGCGGGCCAGGAGGGCCTTCATGAGCAGGCCGAAGGCCGGGCCGCGCCTGCGTTCGGGAAGCACCGATAGTAGGCGGATCTCCACCGCCCGCGCCCCGGGCGGGAGATAAGCGTCGAGGTCGGGGAGTTTGGCGTCCAGGGAAAACGGGCGGCGATCCCGCAAGGCGACCATTCCCACCACCGACTCCCCGTCCAGGCATACCAGATAAAGGTTCTCGCCGTGGAACTTGTCGATCAGGCATTGTTCTTCGTTGGGATGATGTTGGGGGATTTCCTCCACGAAGGTGCGGTAATTCAGCTTTCCGATCTGTTCGAACTCGCCGGCGCGGTCGGCGATCTTAACCTGCAAGGGCATCTTCACTCCGGGTTTTGATGGGAAGGGCATGGGAGCGGTGCGCCCAGAGCACCAAGGCCGAGGCCAAGGCCAGGGAGGTAACCTGGGCGATACCCCAGCGCGGAAAAGGGAGGAAAGGCATCACCGCCATGGGTAGCACTCCCGAAAGCAGGCGGGCGGCGCGATGGCGAGCGCCCAAGATCAAGGGCGCGAAGTAAAGCAGCAATCCGGTGGGCAGGAAGCGCCAATCCAGGCCGATCATCGCGCCCAAGGCGGTGACCAGCCCCTTGCCCCCGCGGAATCCCAACTGCGCCGGCCAGACGTGGCCGGTGACCACGCAGGCGGCCAGGATCGGGATCCAGTCCGGTCTTAGGCCGAGCGCGCGTGCGATCCAGATCACGCCGGCGCCTTTCAGCGCATCGACGGCGAAGACCAAGCCGAAACCCGCGCGGCCCAATTCCCGTCCCACGTTGCGGGCTCCGGTCGATCCGCTATGGCGGCCGCGGATATCCGTTCCCAGACGCCATCGGACCAGGTAATACCCGGAGCTGAAGCAGCCGACGGCATAGGCGCAAAGGGCGTAGGGGGCGAAGAGAAGCGCGGAAGTGAACCCGTTTAGCATCCTTAACGGGACGCTTTCGGCGATTGGGAAGGTAACTGGCGGTGGGTCGGCTCCAGCGTCAGTCCTCAAAAAGGTATATCGTGCCGCCGACGGGTCTCATGGGAACCGTGCCTTTGAAGCCGGCGAGGCGCAAATCCTTTTCCAGGTATTGCATGAAGAAACCATGGGTCACGATCAGCACGTTGCGCCCGGCGAAATCCCGTTTCAGCCGGGCGACGAAGGCGGCGATGCGTTCCTGGGTCTGGCGACGGTTCTCCCGCTGCGCGGCATGGTACACATACCACCCCATCCGGCTGGTGGCCTGCCACATGAACAGCGGCAAGTTGAGTCCCCGGGGCAGGAATGTCGAGAAAGGGACTTCGCGGAGCAGGGGCGTGGTCTCGATGCCACCTTTATACAGGGTGCGCGCCGTGAAGTGGGCCCGATGCAGATCGCTGGAAAGGCAATGATCCCATTCATCCCCCAAGGGCGGCAGGGGGCGAGGGGTAACCTCGGTGGTATCGTACCAATGCGCCCAGGCGTCGAAGCCGGGCCCGTCCATCAGTTGGAAACGGTTATGCGGGATCCGGAAATGTCGCACCAAGCCGATACGCATGCTTCAATTATAGAATCGCTAGGCTTTGGCCGCGGGAGGCCGCGATCGCGTCCGCCGGCAATGGGATGGCGGGAAGCCATCGGGCGAAGGCGCCGATACGGGCCCATTCCTCCGGGGCAGGCAAACGAAAACCGTCCCGCAGGAAATCGACGGGCGCGAACTTGGCGGCCCCGCGCACGCGCACGATCCAACGGCCGTTCCCGTCCTCCTCGGCTTCCATGCCTTTCACGATCCGCTTCTTGAGGGAATCCTTGCTGAGCTCGCAGATGCGCCGGCCGCCTTCTTTCCGCAAGGTCTGACGAAGCCCCTTCGACTTGCAATAGCGATCGAAATCCGGCGGGAAGGGCGATAGGAAAGAGTAGTCCCATTCGCGCGCTTCTTCGACGGGGGCGAAAGAAGCCGAAATCTCGCCGCGCAGTTCGCCCCATTCCGCGAAGAAGGCGTTGACCTCGAAAAGGAAATCGGGATCCGCCAGGCGGGCACGCAGGATTTCCAGGCCCGCGGGCAGCCATTCCAGCACCACGCCGTCGTCCCCGGCTACGGGACAGGCTTCCTTCGCATCCGGGGCCCAGGCCTCGCGGAAGCGCCAGAAATGCGGCACCAGTTCCTGATCGGCGCGCATCAGGCAACTCGCCAGGATCAAAGCGGGATACTTCCGGGGCAAACCTTGCACCTTGGCGGTGAAGCGAACGCCCAGGGCGATGGCGTCCGCGCTTTGCCGGATCAATTTCCGGCGCGCATCGAAACCGTCGGCGTCCGCCTCATGCTCGCGGCGCAAATCGGTGAGAAGGGCGATCTCTTCCTTGCTCTCGCAGGCGGAGCAGGCCAGGCAGGCGGCTTCTTCTTCCTTGGTGCCCAGGCAATAACCGGGATCGACATAACGGCGCGCGCGCTTGTATTGGACGTGCAGGAATTCGCGCCGCACGCCCGTCTCCCAGCGGGTCCAGGGCTTGGCCTTGCTGGCGGCCAGGTCGAAACCTCCCAAGGCCTGTTCATCATCCACGCCGGCGTCGGCGAGACGGGAGCGCAGGGATTCCATGAATTCCATGTCCATCTCGCGGTAATAGCGGAATCCGGTTTCGGAAGTGGCGACCTTGAGGGCGGCCCAATAGGCCGGGCGATCGGCGCGTACCAGAACCTGGGAGACGTAGTTCTCGGCCTCGTCGGCGGCGCCGCGGTATTCAAAACCGCCCATGCGCGCGACATGCCCGATGCGACGGGCCGAACGCGCGTAGGCTTCGGGGAGATAGGCGGGCGCGAACTCGAGGGGCGTCCACGGGAAGCGGACCAGGGGCGTGGCGCTGAAGACGACGCGCGGGCGATGCCCGCCGTTGCGCATGATGGCCGGCAAACCTTTGACGAAGGCCTCGAACTCGAGGAAATCCTCCTCCTCCTCGACGCCGGTGAGGATCATGAACACCTTCAGCTCCCGCAGAGGGCGCCGTAGCACCGCTCCCAGCGCCTTCCAAAGATCGGGCTCATCCAGTCCCTTCTGCAAGTAACGCCGCAGGCGCGCGGATATGCCTTCCATGCCGAAGGTGAGGCTCCCCTTCCCCACCGCGCGCAAGTAGTCGAGGATGGCCGGGTCGCGCGCGATCATATCGAAGCGTTGGCTCTTGAGGCCGATGGCGCTGAAGCGCTTGGACAGCTCCTCCAGGAGCGGATAGAGATCCTGGTAGAAGTTGAAATTGAAGCTGAAGAGATCGATGCCTTCCAGGCCCATGTCCCGCTTCAGCTTCAGCGCGCCCCGAACCACCGCGTCCACGGGATTTTCCCGGTAGGGCTTGGTATCGAAGCTTTCGGCGCAGAAGGAACAGAAGGCCGGGCACCCCCGGCTGATCGCCACGGGCTCTTGGCCCAGGCCTTCGGTCTTATAGATCATCGGCCGGGCCGCCGCCACCTTGCGCAGGTCCAAGGTCTCGTTATTTCGTTTGCGCGTGCGCCGATCCTGGCCCGGGCGCGCGAAGCCGGGCACCGAAAGCAGCTTTTCGAGCACCGCCTCCTTGGACCAGCCCAAGCGCTTGCCCTGGGCGCAGATGACCATCAAATCCTGGATGTCCTCGATCTGTTCCCCGGTGAAGATCCCGTCCACGGGGGAATCGGAATGATCAAGCAAGGAAGTATGCAGCGAATTGGCCCCGCCGATCAGGATCAAGGGAAGGTCGTGCCGCGCTAAGCGTTCGGCGGGAGGCAACGCCAGGCCGCTCCGCTCCATCAAGGCCGGCAGGTTGACCAGTTCCTGCACGATGGCATTACTCAATGCGAGTACGTCGAAATCGGACGGCCCGCGTTTGGTCTGGGTCCCCAACAGCCAAGGGACGCCGTCCCGGGTCATCAGTTCGCAATCCTTGGGAGGCGGTAGATACGCCAGATCCGGGAAAACCTGCGGAAGATCGGCCAGGGCCTGATAGAGTAATGGATGCGTGAAGGACTCGGAAGTGTCCAGATAGGTGGACATGCGCGCGATGAGAACCCGTAACGGGCGGGTTTCCCATTGCGAAGCCGGCAGGGTATTCCATTCGCCGCCCCGCAGCCATAAGCCTTGCCCGCTCAGGAAGGGGAAATTGGCGTCGTACCAGGAGGTAAAGCCCGGTCCATTAGTTGAGAGTTCGGTTGCCATAGGATGCGCGTCGCGCGGCAAGAATATAGAAAGCGGAGCTCCGCCTACCTCTAGCAGAAGCCGGGAGTTTAGTTACTTTAGACCGCTTTTCGCGGTTCGCGTTACCTGTGCCACGATTTCCGGATCAATAATCGACTCTTCTATCATCCAGGGAGAATGGAAAATGGCCGATTTCGAGCCTGCCGTCACCAAGACCATCCGCCGCGAAGGCGGGGACACGCTGACCGATGATCCGGATGATCCGGGAGGATTGACCCGCTACGGGATCAGCAAGCGCGCCCATCCCGAGGTGGATCCGCGCAACCTGTCCCTGGAGAGCGCGAAAGAGATTTACCGCAAGGAATACTGGATCCCCTGCCAAGGCGACGCGATCAAGAGCCAGCTTCTGGCCGAACTCGTTTTCGATAGCGCGGTGAACATGGGAGTGAACCAGGCGATCAGGCTGACGCAGATCGCGGCCGGCATCGATGCGGACGGCGTCCTCGGCAATGGAACCATGCAGGCCATCAACGAGGCCGATCCCGCCACCTTCGCGGCGGCTTTCACCCTCGCGAAGATCGCCCGGTACCTGGCGCTGGTGAAGAAGAACCGTAAGCTAGAGAAGTACTTCTACGGATGGGTCCGCCGGACCCTGGAGGTGGGTTAAATGGGCGCGATGTCTTTCATCTCATCAATGTTCAGCGGCGGCATCGGGGACGTGGTGGAAAAGGTCGGGGATGCCATCCACAAGAACGTCACCAGCGATAAAGAGCGGATGGCCCTGGATAACGAGGCGGCCAAGGCCGCGCAGGACTTCAATATCAAGCTCGCCCAGATGGACACCGACTTGGCCAAGGGCCAGATCGACGTGAACCTGGAGGAATCCAAGAATCCGCATCTGTTCGTGGCG encodes:
- a CDS encoding GNAT family N-acetyltransferase — encoded protein: MPLQVKIADRAGEFEQIGKLNYRTFVEEIPQHHPNEEQCLIDKFHGENLYLVCLDGESVVGMVALRDRRPFSLDAKLPDLDAYLPPGARAVEIRLLSVLPERRRGPAFGLLMKALLARCLEMDYDVGLISGRLENAGLYAKFGFRPFGPKVGSDGAWYQPMRIDKATLNGKLGVLPAAARTVNLLPGPVAHAPSVRAALAGPVESHRSAAYAERLARVKSMLLSMTGAANVQVLMGTGTMANDVVAARLSLRPGRGLILSNGEFGERLVRHAEGFSLRHEVLRQPWGEALDPGRVAQRLLKYGGFDWVWAVHCETSTGVLNPVEALREACFAGGAGLNLDCISSLGTVPVDLSGIDLASGVSGKGLGGFTGMAMVFHRLPAERGEAPLPRYLDLAAYASEGGLPYSGSSNLLAALEAALRDRRGGAFLRRLTDLSGKVRQRLEQERIPVLAAAASASPAVFTLMAPSEIPSLDAGRALESQGILLNYQSGYLAERNWLQICLMADHPDADVDFALERIAAVLR
- a CDS encoding glycerol-3-phosphate acyltransferase, whose protein sequence is MLNGFTSALLFAPYALCAYAVGCFSSGYYLVRWRLGTDIRGRHSGSTGARNVGRELGRAGFGLVFAVDALKGAGVIWIARALGLRPDWIPILAACVVTGHVWPAQLGFRGGKGLVTALGAMIGLDWRFLPTGLLLYFAPLILGARHRAARLLSGVLPMAVMPFLPFPRWGIAQVTSLALASALVLWAHRSHALPIKTRSEDALAG
- a CDS encoding histidine phosphatase family protein, encoding MRIGLVRHFRIPHNRFQLMDGPGFDAWAHWYDTTEVTPRPLPPLGDEWDHCLSSDLHRAHFTARTLYKGGIETTPLLREVPFSTFLPRGLNLPLFMWQATSRMGWYVYHAAQRENRRQTQERIAAFVARLKRDFAGRNVLIVTHGFFMQYLEKDLRLAGFKGTVPMRPVGGTIYLFED
- a CDS encoding radical SAM protein, with the protein product MATELSTNGPGFTSWYDANFPFLSGQGLWLRGGEWNTLPASQWETRPLRVLIARMSTYLDTSESFTHPLLYQALADLPQVFPDLAYLPPPKDCELMTRDGVPWLLGTQTKRGPSDFDVLALSNAIVQELVNLPALMERSGLALPPAERLARHDLPLILIGGANSLHTSLLDHSDSPVDGIFTGEQIEDIQDLMVICAQGKRLGWSKEAVLEKLLSVPGFARPGQDRRTRKRNNETLDLRKVAAARPMIYKTEGLGQEPVAISRGCPAFCSFCAESFDTKPYRENPVDAVVRGALKLKRDMGLEGIDLFSFNFNFYQDLYPLLEELSKRFSAIGLKSQRFDMIARDPAILDYLRAVGKGSLTFGMEGISARLRRYLQKGLDEPDLWKALGAVLRRPLRELKVFMILTGVEEEEDFLEFEAFVKGLPAIMRNGGHRPRVVFSATPLVRFPWTPLEFAPAYLPEAYARSARRIGHVARMGGFEYRGAADEAENYVSQVLVRADRPAYWAALKVATSETGFRYYREMDMEFMESLRSRLADAGVDDEQALGGFDLAASKAKPWTRWETGVRREFLHVQYKRARRYVDPGYCLGTKEEEAACLACSACESKEEIALLTDLRREHEADADGFDARRKLIRQSADAIALGVRFTAKVQGLPRKYPALILASCLMRADQELVPHFWRFREAWAPDAKEACPVAGDDGVVLEWLPAGLEILRARLADPDFLFEVNAFFAEWGELRGEISASFAPVEEAREWDYSFLSPFPPDFDRYCKSKGLRQTLRKEGGRRICELSKDSLKKRIVKGMEAEEDGNGRWIVRVRGAAKFAPVDFLRDGFRLPAPEEWARIGAFARWLPAIPLPADAIAASRGQSLAIL
- a CDS encoding N-acetylmuramidase — encoded protein: MADFEPAVTKTIRREGGDTLTDDPDDPGGLTRYGISKRAHPEVDPRNLSLESAKEIYRKEYWIPCQGDAIKSQLLAELVFDSAVNMGVNQAIRLTQIAAGIDADGVLGNGTMQAINEADPATFAAAFTLAKIARYLALVKKNRKLEKYFYGWVRRTLEVG